A window from Podospora bellae-mahoneyi strain CBS 112042 chromosome 1 map unlocalized CBS112042p_1, whole genome shotgun sequence encodes these proteins:
- the PRP21_2 gene encoding SF3a splicing factor complex subunit (COG:A; EggNog:ENOG503NV6A; BUSCO:EOG09264RIE) — protein sequence MAVANGDSAASAAAALENLKPPPGVIIPPPGEIREAIEKTAGYVMRGGLGLEQRIRENHGKNPKFSFLMKHDDPYNAYYEWRKEEIKAGRGTAVAAGRVGENAAPAKEEPKGPQKPPDFQFSARMPRMSQKDLEIVRLTALFVAKNGRPFMTQLAQREHGNPQFQFLAPNHTFHNFFQSLIDQYSILLRESGVNGEGTKLHQARVEELRRSATDKYHVLARAKQRAEYARWAEAEKVKKEEQEEQKKEELARIDWNDFVVVETITFTEADDQASLPPPTTLNDLQYASLEEKNKMSISSSLRIEEAFPFEDTSYNAYPPQVYGVQAPAAVPQPTHQTPAYPAANTPPPPSYGSSEPVGGSRSAEEEHEVQRIREREQERLRMQQAQTEARGGAAPMKIKENYVPRAAQRAANKIGAQTAMCPNCKQQIPLNEMDDHMRIELLDPRWKEQKAKAEARYATTNLSTVDVASNLKRLASQRSDLFDNATGQALSEEEQARRKKIALHSFDGNPETAHVNQMQNFNLDEQIRAIHQKFADK from the exons ATGGCCGTTGCAAACGGAGACTCGGCTGCATCGGCGGCCGCGGCGCTTGAGAATCTCAAGCCGCCGCCAGGAGTTatcatcccaccaccggGTGAGATCCGCGAAGCGATCGAGAAGACGGCTGGCTATGTCATGCGcggcggccttggcctcgaACAGCGCATCCGCGAGAACCACGGCAAAAACCCAAAGTTCAGCTTTTTGATGAAGCATGACGACCCGTACAACGCCTACTACGAATGGAGGAAagaggagatcaaggccgGCCGTGGTACCGCGGTGGCGGCTGGTCGCGTCGGAGAGAATGCTGCGCCAGCGAAGGAAGAGCCAAAGGGGCCTCAGAAGCCTCCCGACTTCCAGTTCTCAGCCCGTATGCCTCGAATGAGCCAGAAAGATTTGGAGATCGTGCGACTAACTGCCTTGTTCGTCGCAAAGAACGGGCGTCCTTTTATGACACAGCTTGCGCAGCGTGAGCATGGCAACCCTCAGTTCCAGTTCCTGGCTCCCAACCACACTTTCCACAACTTCTTCCAGAGCCTCATCGATCAGTATTCAATTCTCCTACGCGAGAGCGGCGTCAATGGCGAAGGCACCAAGCTGCACCAAGCCCGTGTTGAAGAACTTCGCCGCAGTGCTACCGACAAATACCATGTGCTCGCGCGCGCCAAGCAGAGGGCGGAATATGCCAGATGggccgaggctgagaaggtgaagaaggaggaacaggaggaacaaaagaaggaggagcttgcgCGGATCGACTGGAACGACTTTGTCGTGGTTGAGACCATCACTTTTACCGAAGCCGATGACCAGGCATCCCTTCCGCCCCCGACGACTCTCAACGATCTCCAGTATGCTTCTTTGGAagagaagaacaagatgTCGATCAGCTCCAGTCTCCGCATCGAGGAAGCGTTCCCATTCGAGGACACCAGCTACAACGCTTATCCTCCGCAGGTATATGGCGTGCAGGCCCCGGCCGCAGTGCCGCAACCAACTCACCAAACGCCTGCCTATCCGGCTGCCAATActccgccacctccatcgTATGGCTCATCTGAACCAGTTGGAGGATCCAGGTCTGCAGAGGAGGAACATGAGGTACAGAGAATTCGAGAAAGAGAGCAAGAAAGGCTACGCATGCAACAGGCACAGACCGAAGCCCGCGGTGGCGCCGCACCCatgaagatcaaggagaatTACGTTCCACGGGCGGCTCAGAGGGCAGCAAACAAAATCGGCGCCCAGACGGCCATGTGCCCCAACTGCAAGCAGCAGATTCCGCTCAACGAGATGGATGATCATATGAGAA TTGAACTCCTCGATCCACGGTGGAAAGAGCAAAAGGCCAAGGCAGAGGCCCGGtatgccaccaccaaccttaGCACGGTGGACGTGGCCAGCAATCTCAAGCGCCTGGCCAGTCAACGCAGTGACCTGTTTGACAATGCCACTGGCCAGGCActgtcggaggaggagcaggcaCGGAGAAAGAAGATTGCACTGCACTCGTTCGACGGCAACCCAGAAACCGCCCACGTGAACCAGATGCAGAACTTCAACCTTGACGAGCAGATTCGGGCTATTCACCAGAAATTTGCGGACAAATAG
- the PMT1 gene encoding Dolichyl-phosphate-mannose--protein mannosyltransferase 1 (COG:O; EggNog:ENOG503NUGH; CAZy:GT39): MARSAAAKAASGRVSPPLPPNPAPTQPIPGTVSTSSKNKNKGASKRPNDYTSEGVADNDVFLLPGSDYQLLLGITLLAAAVRLFRIYQPTSVVFDEVHFGGFASKYIKGKFFMDVHPPLAKLMITLFGYLAGFDGNFDFKEIGKDYLEPGVPYVAMRLFPAICGVLLAPTMFLTLKAAGCRTFIAAMGACLIIFENGLLTQARLILLDSPLMIATAFTALAFTSFTNQQELGPSRAFSPSWWFWLVMTGLGLGMTVSIKWVGLFTIAWVGGLTLVQLWVLWGDHRNVTISTFSKHFLARAFCLIAIPVAFYMAMFGIHFLCLVNPGEGDGFMSSEFQSTLNSKGMQDVPADVLMGSKVSIRHVNTQGGYLHSHPLMYPTGSKQQQITLYPHKDDNNLWFLENQTQPLGADGLPINGTSAWNNLEETPYIKNGAIIRVYHVPTHRRLHSHDVRPPVTEAEWQNEVSAYGYEGFDGDANDFFRVEIVKKKSKAGVAQERLRTIDTKFRLVHVMTGCVLFSHKVKLPAWASEQQEVTCARGGTLPNSLWYIESNEHAKLGPDAEKVNYANPGFLGKFWELQKVMWKTNAGLVESHAWDSRPDSWPILRRGINFWGRNHRQIYLIGNPIVWWSATAAVVIYILFKGIAVLRWQRSFNDYADPVFKRFDYEIGTSVLGWALHYFPFYLMQRQLFLHHYFPALYFSVIAFCQIFDFVVARISALGLKKNPLIGKAGALLFLLISVAAFTLLSPLAYGNAWTKAECKRVKLFNTWDWDCNTFLDSYEAYDQLANSPAAASPTSTSKPSVNVQAPAPAENPVAAGEQAKAPAVEQPKEKVSGAPAAGEQRVVHTEERVEYRDQDGNLLDMEQVKALEGKVEFKTRYETRTRIIDAAGNEVFVGAQEGAPVPVAPPHPDVEGVDRETPKNLAPDESIPAAEKSVEGEKEAEGKVPKPASESKEKTAKEEL, from the exons ATGGCTCGATCGGCAGCCGCAAAGGCGGCATCCGGCCGGGTATCCCCTCCCCTGCCACCGAACCCAGCACctacccaacccatcccagGCACCGTCTCGACAAGCtcgaagaacaagaacaagggaGCTTCGAAGCGTCCCAACGACTACACGTCCGAGGGCGTGGCCGATAACGATGTTTTCCTGCTCCCAGGCTCCGATTACCAGCTCTTGCTTGGTATCACCTTGCTGGCCGCTGCGGTGCGCCTGTTCCGCATCTATCAGCCCACCAGCGTCGTCTTCGATGAGGTCCA CTTCGGCGGCTTCGCTTCCAAGTATATCAAGGGCAAGTTCTTCATGGACGTCCACCCTCCTCTGGCAAAATTGATGATCACCCTCTTCGGTTACCTCGCTGGCTTTGATGGAAACTTCGACTTCAAGGAGATTGGCAAGGACTACCTTGAGCCTGGTGTTCCTTATGTCGCCATGCGCTTGTTCCCTGCTATCTGCGGTGTTCTTCTGGCTCCTACCATGTTCCTCACGCTCAAGGCTGCCGGTTGCCGCACCTTCATCGCCGCCATGGGTGCTTGCTTGATCATTTTTG AGAACGGTCTGCTTACCCAGGCACGCCTTATCTTGCTTGACTCCCCCCTGATGATTGCTACGGCTTTCACCGCGCTTGCTttcacctccttcaccaaccagcAGGAGCTCGGCCCCTCTAGAGCTTTCTCCCCAAGTTGGTGGTTCTGGCTTGTCATGACCGGTCTCGGTCTCGGCATGACTGTCAGCATCAAGTGGGTGGGCCTGTTCACGATTGCCTGGGTTGGCGGCTTGACCTTGGTCCAGCTCTGGGTTCTGTGGGGTGATCACAGAAACGTCACTATTAGCACCTTCTCCAAGCACTTCTTGGCCCGTGCTTTCTGCTTGATTGCCATTCCCGTGGCTTTTTACATGGCCATGTTCGGTATCCACTTCCTCTGCCTGGTTAATCCtggcgagggtgatggcTTCATGAGCTCCGAGTTCCAGTCTACCCTCAACTCCAAGGGCATGCAGGATGTCCCTGCCGATGTTCTTATGGGCAGCAAGGTCTCCATCAGGCACGTCAACACACAGGGCGGCTATCTTCACTCGCACCCGCTCATGTATCCCACCGGatccaagcagcagcagatcaCTCTCTACCCTCACAAGGACGACAACAACCTTTGGTTCCTCGAGAACCAGACCCAGCCTCTTGGCGCTGACGGTCTGCCTATCAACGGTACCAGCGCGTGGAACAACCTTGAGGAGACTCCTTACATCAAGAACGGTGCCATCATTCGTGTCTACCATGTTCCCACTCACCGCCGCCTTCACTCTCACGATGTTCGCCCCCCTGTTACCGAAGCTGAGTGGCAGAACGAGGTGTCTGCTTATGGTTATGAGGGATTCGATGGAGACGCCAATGACTTTTTCCGTGTCGAAAttgtcaagaagaagtcCAAAGCCGGTGTTGCTCAGGAGCGCCTTCGCACCATTGACACCAAGTTCAGACTTGTCCACGTCATGACCGGCTGCGTCCTGTTCTCGCACAAGGTCAAGCTCCCCGCGTGGGCCTCTGAACAGCAAGAGGTTACCTGCGCTCGTGGTGGCACTCTTCCTAACAGTCTCTGGTACATTGAGTCCAACGAGCACGCCAAGCTTGGTCCCGACGCCGAGAAGGTCAACTATGCCAATCCTGGCTTCTTGGGCAAGTTCTGGGAGCTCCAGAAGGTTATGTGGAAGACCAACGCTGGACTTGTCGAATCCCACGCGTGGGACTCCCGCCCAGACTCCTGGCCCATCCTCCGCCGTGGTATCAACTTCTGGGGCAGAAACCACCGCCAGATCTACCTCATTGGCAACCCCATTGTTTGGTGGAGTGCCACAGCTGCCGTCGTTATCTACATCTTGTTCAAGGGAATCGCTGTTCTCCGCTGGCAGCGTAGCTTCAATGATTACGCTGACCCGGTTTTCAAGCGCTTTGATTACGAGATTGGCACGTCTGTGCTCGGCTGGGCTCTTCATTACTTCCCGTTCTATCTGATGCAGCGCCAGCTGTTCCTCCACCACTACTTCCCCGCTCTCTACTTCTCCGTCATTGCTTTCTGCCAGATCTTCGACTTTGTTGTTGCGCGGATTTCGGCTCTTGGCTTGAAGAAGAACCCTCTTATCGGCAAGGCCGGTgctctccttttcctgctTATCTCGGTCGCCGCCTTCACCTTgctttctcctcttgcttACGGCAACGCCTGGACCAAGGCCGAGTGCAAGCGTGTCAAACTTTTCAACACCTGGGACTGGGATTGCAATACCTTCCTAGATAGC TATGAGGCCTATGACCAGCTCGCTAACTCACCTGCGGCGGCTTCGCCCACTTCGACAAGCAAGCCGTCGGTGAACGTCCAGGCCCCAGCCCCTGCTGAGAACCCGGTGGCTGCTGGCGAACAGGCCAAGGCCCCCGCCGTGGAGCAGCCTAAGGAGAAGGTTTCGGGAGCCCCGGCGGCTGGTGAACAGCGTGTTGTCCACACCGAGGAGCGTGTTGAGTACAGAGACCAGGATGGTAACTTGCTGGATATGGAGCAAGTCAAGGCCCTGGAGGGCAAGGTCGAGTTCAAGACCCGCTACGAGACTCGCACCCGCATCATTGATGCTGCCGGCAACGAAGTTTTCGTCGGTGCTCAGGAGGGCGCGCCGGTTCCTGTGGCGCCTCCGCACCCGGATGTTGAGG GTGTCGACCGTGAGACTCCCAAAAACTTGGCTCCTGACGAATCCATCCCGGCTGCTGAGAAGAGcgtcgagggcgagaaggaggccgagggtaAGGTCCCCAAACCCGCTAGCGAGAGCAAGGAGAAGActgccaaggaggagttgtAA
- a CDS encoding uncharacterized protein (EggNog:ENOG503PW8I): protein MTVAAMGQRPPHVPEFGFFTLGEDLVNNPEAIVIPAVDVAKPVESVARHTEISSNGAKGRSGPTKTQVSAAQEVKSTNSQATKAETKPVKAAGSKPKDATEEDKKNAGATVDSQSQEDSVDYGDQWTWSEKDQDYIRTDENGKTLHYTNFQKPPDPDAPSPSSPTKPGLPAGSRQNSAGPEAATKHKWEQPLDPRFQVVSKPKRFFAVGRIFKVPWFEPLGSTDPSPYDPFPSAHPPNLEYSTKCPEFHGEKPLAKYRWFVVVRRRLHHSLCFSITTYAGANKSATNKTCRGRDVDFVVLHNSNVVPAKPYEEENITRKPIGVIIEDQETYISPVARLDCGRLYTVEDHLRVMKVGRVHPGSLTALEDYFKDSVF from the exons ATGACTGTCGCAGCGATGGGGCAGAGACCACCACATGTTCCTGAGTTTGGTTTTTTTACGTTGGGTGAGGACCTAG TGAATAACCCGGAGGCAATTGTTATACCTGCGGTGGACGTTGCGAAGCCTGTTGAAAGTGTTGCAAGGCACACGGAGATCAGCTCCAACGGAGCCAAGGGTAGAAGCGGTCCTACCAAAACCCAAGTCTCGGCTGCTCAGGAAGTCAAGAGTACGAACAGTCAAGCGACCAAGGCTGAGACAAAGCCTGTGAAAGCAGCTGGTTCAAAGCCGAAGGATGCGACCGAGGAAGACAAAAAGAACGCCGGGGCCACGGTAGACTCTCAGAGTCAAGAAGATAGTGTGGACTACGGCGATCAGTGGACATGGAGCGAAAAGGACCAAGATTACATCCGTACCGATGAAA ACGGCAAAACACTCCATTACACCAACTTCCAGAAACCCCCCGACCCAGATgctccatcaccatccagTCCAACAAAACCCGGATTACCAGCTGGAAGTAGACAGAACTCGGCCGGACCCGAGGCCGCAACCAAACACAAATGGGAGCAGCCCTTAGACCCTC GCTTCCAGGTAGTCAGCAAACCCAAACGCTTCTTCGCCGTAGGCCGCATCTTCAAAGTCCCCTGGTTCGAACCTCTCGGCTCCACGGACCCTTCCCCCTATGACCCGTTCCCTTCAGCCCACCCCCCGAACCTCGAGTACTCTACGAAGTGCCCCGAATTCCACGGTGAGAAACCGCTGGCCAAATACCGCTGGTTCGTCGTCGTCCGgcgccgcctccaccactcACTCTgcttctccatcaccacatacGCAGGAGCCAACAAGTCGGCCACCAACAAGACATGCAGAGGTCGGGATGTAGACTTTGTGGTCTTGCACAACAGCAATGTCGTACCTGCGAAGCCGTACGAAGAGGAGAACATCACCCGGAAGCCCATCGGGGTGATAATCGAGGATCAGGAGACGTATATCAGCCCCGTTGCGAGATTGGATTGCGGGAGGTTGTACACTGTCGAGGACCACCTCAGGGTGAtgaaggtggggagggtgcaCCCGGGCAGCTTGACGGCGTTGGAGGACTATTTCAAGGATAGTGTTTTCTAG
- a CDS encoding uncharacterized protein (EggNog:ENOG503P7C9) — translation MLVPSASLASPTPSVTPTPTFDVFGAALLRPRQTDFYGGCYNYGSNVYSCTTHLSECYSDFDFMTAGGGPENGLAYNSAVDSAVQSCVCTHGQAYWNCWYTRIATGTCSSLYDGWNDLYASALGSTCSNIIGGPQGQQQPNIPTSVSLALQTVNVVTVSTRINTPAYDGQPKFQGTGALLKDECGQASFTLVDAGNTAYYAGFLGCIKDRPGCCPWPVETAAAAVASAVSGSNAAELEKLGFDYPIPVDAKQARLQTCAEDYYSVDGGCCPNGFVPFTSAVGGQTPCWSSIKAGTTRPPTLTVERGKETKTDRETSAVVNIVWSMRYPVVEQSSGGLSVAAKAGIGAGAGVAAILIGGLAFCLWRQRKKNKQLEARQPADPNSAAAAAAQTVPQQQMAQTQPQPGQPQQFPNGQFQPMPGQQPPPPPPQGQYPPPAQFQNGHPSPNQYIAAGAIPPGTDPSRHSVNTSISSPSALMPQNTGASNTTNGHASELSSLSGGQNPFNTHPQSTPSPGLGAGPGGYPAPIAEADEGQHHGQNQFYGGGYQQNQGQYYNQQPPGGFPQQQYGAPYVQQGGQQWQGQPQGQNPWQGQQYHNAAEMSAQREADPPQEVMGSYPQSNQQQQGPPPPHHHQQQQQQQ, via the exons ATGCTGGTGCCTTCAGCATCACTGGCGTCGCCGACGCCGTCAGTcactccgactccgacctTTGATGTCTTTGGCGCTGCTTTGCTTCGACCACGCCAGACCGACTTCTATGGGGGTTGCTAT AACTACGGATCAAATGTTTACTCCTGCACGACCCATCTGTCAGAATGCTACAGTGACTTTGACTTCATGACAGCCGGAGGAGGGCCGGAGAATGGACTTGCCTACAACAGTGCCGTCGACTCGGCTGTTCAGTCATGTGTCTGCACCCATGGACAAGCCTACTGGAACTGCTGGTATACTAGAATCGCGACTGGAACCTGCTCCAGTTTGTATGACGGCTGGAATGATCTATACGCCTCAGCCCTCGGATCAACATGCAGCAACATCATTGGCGGCCCCCAgggccagcaacaacctaACATACC GACTTCTGTGTCTCTCGCGTTACA AACCGTCAACGTCGTTACTGTCAGCACTCGTATCAACACTCCCGCCTACGACGGACAGCCCAAATTCCAAGGCACAGGTGCTCTCCTCAAGGACGAATGTGGTCAAGCCAGCTTCACTCTCGTAGACGCTGGGAATACCGCATATTACGCTGGCTTCCTCGGCTGCATCAAAGACCGCCCTGGTTGCTGTCCTTGGCCCGTCGagaccgccgccgcagcagtTGCCTCGGCGGTGTCTGGATCCAACGCGGCagagctggagaagcttgGCTTCGACTACCCCATTCCTGTCGACGCAAAGCAAGCCAGACTTCAAACATGCGCTGAGGATTACTATTCTGTGGAtggcggctgctgccccaACGGCTTCGTACCATTCACCTCGGCGGTGGGTGGCCAGACGCCCTGCTGGTCTTCCATCAAAGCTGGGACTACCCGACCCCCTACCCTCACGGTGGAAAGGGGCAAGGAAACCAAGACCGACCGGGAGACCTCGGCGGTCGTCAACATTGTCTGGTCTATGCGTTATCCGGTTGTGGAACAAAGCTCTGGCGGCCTCTCGGTAGCAGCCAAAGCTGGCATCGGTGCCGGTGCAGGCGTAgctgccatcctcatcggtGGTCTTGCCTTTTGCCTCTGGCGTCAACGCAAAAAGAACAAGCAGCTCGAGGCCCGGCAGCCCGCCGACCCCAATTccgcagcagcggcagcagcccaAACAgtcccccagcagcaaatggcacaaacccaaccccaacccggGCAACCTCAACAGTTCCCTAACGGCCAATTCCAGCCCATGCCAGgtcagcaaccaccaccaccaccacctcaaggCCAATACCCCCCGCCGGCCCAGTTCCAAAACGGccatccctctcccaaccAATACATCGCCGCTGGTGCCATACCCCCGGGAACAGACCCCTCCCGCCACAGCGTCAacacatccatctcctccccctccgctcTCATGCCGCAAAACACCGGAGCTTCCAACACAACCAACGGCCACGCATCCGAGTTGTCATCTCTGAGCGGTGGACAAAACCCATTCAACACCCACCCTCAGAGCACCCCTTCCCCGGGACTGGGTGCCGGACCGGGCGGGTACCCGGCGCCTATTGCCGAGGCAGATGAGGGACAGCATCATGGTCAGAATCAGTTTTACGGCGGTGGTTATCAGCAGAATCAAGGGCAGTATTACAACCAGCAACCACCGGGGGGGTTCCCGCAGCAGCAATATGGTGCCCCGTACGTGCAGCAAGGGGGCCAGCAATGGCAGGGTCAGCCGCAGGGACAGAATCCGTGGCAGGGCCAGCAGTATCATAACGCGGCGGAGATGAGTGCGCAGAGGGAGGCCGATCCCCCTCAGGAGGTTATGGGGAGCTACCCGCAGAGTaatcagcagcaacagggcccgccaccccctcaccaccaccagcagcagcagcagcagcagtga
- a CDS encoding uncharacterized protein (CAZy:GH43; COG:G; EggNog:ENOG503NXVZ), producing the protein MAPLITNIYTADPSAHVFEGKIYIYPSHDRETDIQFNDNGDQYDMADYHVFSTESLDPAAPVVDHGVVLKTEDIPWVSKQLWAPDAATKNGKYYLYFPARDKEGIFRIGVAVGDRPEGPFTPDPEPIKGSYSIDPATFVDDDGEAYLYFGGLWGGQLQCYQKGHDVFDASWQGPKEPTGEGVPSLGARVGKLTEDMRQFAEEVRDVVILAPETGEPILADDHDRRFFEAAWMHKYNGKYYFSYSTGDTHYLAYGVGDSPYGPFTYGGRILEPVLGWTTHHSIVEFKGRWWLFHHDCELSKGVDHLRSVKVKEIFYDKDGKIVTEKPE; encoded by the coding sequence ATGGCCCCCCTCATCACGAACATCTACACGGCCGACCCCTCAGCCCACGTCTTCGAAGGCAAAATCTACATCTACCCCTCCCACGATCGGGAAACCGATATCCAGTTCAACGACAATGGCGACCAATACGACATGGCCGACTACCACGTCTTCTCCACCGAGTCCCTCGACCCCGCCGCCCCTGTAGTCGACCACGGCGTCGTCCTCAAGACAGAAGACATCCCCTGGGTGTCCAAGCAGCTCTGGGCGCCTGACGCGGCCACCAAGAACGGGAAGTACTACCTCTACTTCCCCGCCCGCGACAAGGAGGGCATCTTCCGCATCGGCGTCGCGGTCGGTGACCGCCCCGAGGGCCCCTTCACCCCCGACCCGGAGCCCATCAAGGGCTCCTACTCCATCGACCCTGCCACCTttgttgacgatgacgggGAGGCGTATCTCTACTTTGGCGGCCTCTGGGGTGGGCAGCTGCAGTGCTACCAGAAGGGGCACGACGTCTTCGACGCCAGCTGGCAGGGGCCCAAGGAGCCGACGGGCGAGGGcgtcccctccctcggcgcCCGCGTTGGCAAGCTGACGGAGGACATGCGCCAGTTCGCCGAGGAGGTCAGGGATGTGGTCATCCTCGCCCCCGAGACCGGCGAGCCCATCCTCGCCGACGACCACGACAGACGCTTCTTCGAGGCGGCCTGGATGCACAAGTACAACGGGAAGTACTACTTCTCTTACTCCACCGGCGACACCCACTACCTCGCCTATGGTGTCGGCGACAGCCCGTACGGTCCCTTCACCTATGGCGGGAGAATTTTGGAGCCAGTGCTGGGCTGGACCACCCATCACTCTATTGTCGAGTTCaaggggcggtggtggctgttcCACCACGACTGCGAGCTCAGCAAGGGTGTTGACCACTTGCGGTctgtcaaggtcaaggagatcTTTTATGACAAGGATGGCAAGATTGTTACCGAGAAACCCGAGTAA